The sequence GCAACGCCATTCAGGCATCGCCGACCGGTGCGACGGTTCGCATTGAAATCGATGCCAAAGACGAACGGGTTGCCGTTCTGGTCGCTGATCAAGGTAGCGGGATCAGCGATGACGTGCTTCCGCATATTTTTGAACCGTTCTTCAGCACCAAAGGCGAACTCAAAGAAGGGATGGGGTTGGGGTTATCCGTAACACGCAACCTGATCGAATCGATGGACGGAGAAATCAACGTTGCCACCGAAGTTGGAGAAGGAACGACGTTTCGAGTCATGCTGCCCAGGTGGAGACGCGACTAATGGCCCATCGAATTCTCGTTGCCGACGATGAACCGCTTTACCTTCGCACGACCGGCGAGCTATTGCGAAAGAACGGTTACGAATGCGTGTGTGTTCCCGACGCCAATCTAGCGATGCAGGCATTGCAGCGTGAGGATTTTGATCTCGTCTTGTCAGACCTCAACATGCCGGGCAATTTGAAGCTTGAATTGCTTCACGATCACAACCGGCTGCGCAAACACGTTCCCATCATCGTCGTCACTGGCGTCCCCAGCTTGCCGACTGCGATCGAGAGCATTCGCCTTGGAATCGCCGATTACTTGATGAAACCGGTGAAATTCGAGGATTTGTTGCGGAGCGTTCAGCATGCGATCGAACACGCAAATCAAACCCGCAAGGCCGCAGAGATACCGATTCGGCCCGCATCGGAACTTCAACACTTGTTTCCCCGCCTCATTGGTGCCAGCGCACCGATGATGGAGCTATTCGAAATCATCGATCGCGTCGCCGGCACGGACACAAACATTTTGATCACCGGTGAAAGCGGCACCGGCAAGGAAGTCGTTGCCAAAACCATTCATGAGCACAGCCATCGTTGTGAGGGTTCCTATCAAGTTATCGACTGCACCGCGGTCCCCGATTCGTTGTTCGAATCGATGTTGTTCGGCCACAAGAAAGGATCATTCACCGGAGCGGTATCGGATCAAGACGGCTTGTTAAAACAATGTGACGGCGGCACGGCGTTCTTAGACGAAATCGGGGAGCTGCCGATGCCAATGCAAGCGAAATTGTTGCGAGCGGTACAGGAGCAAACTTTCACGCCGGTTGGCAGCCACACGCAGGTCAAAGTCGACACCCGATTCATCTGCGCCACCAACCGCGACCTCCACGCCGAAGTCAATGCGGGACGGTTCCGCCAAGACCTGTTCTATCGACTCGGTGTTATCCACGTCGAATTGCCACCGCTCCGCCGCCGCGAAGATGATGTTTTGCTGCTCGCTGATCACTTCTTGAAGCTGCTGACCAAGAACAATTCACGGGTTTACGGATTTGCCGAGTCCACACTCGAAGTCTTCAAGGCGTACTCGTGGCCAGGAAACATTCGTGAGCTGCGAAACGTGATCGAGCGTTCGATCGCCCTTTCCAAAGGCAACTTGATCCAGCCGGCGGATCTGCCCAAGAACGTACAAGGGGATACAAATG comes from Novipirellula caenicola and encodes:
- a CDS encoding sigma-54 dependent transcriptional regulator is translated as MAHRILVADDEPLYLRTTGELLRKNGYECVCVPDANLAMQALQREDFDLVLSDLNMPGNLKLELLHDHNRLRKHVPIIVVTGVPSLPTAIESIRLGIADYLMKPVKFEDLLRSVQHAIEHANQTRKAAEIPIRPASELQHLFPRLIGASAPMMELFEIIDRVAGTDTNILITGESGTGKEVVAKTIHEHSHRCEGSYQVIDCTAVPDSLFESMLFGHKKGSFTGAVSDQDGLLKQCDGGTAFLDEIGELPMPMQAKLLRAVQEQTFTPVGSHTQVKVDTRFICATNRDLHAEVNAGRFRQDLFYRLGVIHVELPPLRRREDDVLLLADHFLKLLTKNNSRVYGFAESTLEVFKAYSWPGNIRELRNVIERSIALSKGNLIQPADLPKNVQGDTNATEPRWAGSDIHADAATSTPGSGGQLPSFASITAGVSRDEALKAAEYQYLVALMQTNAGNVSEAARQAGLSRQGLHKLLKTHEIYAADFRR